The following DNA comes from Athene noctua chromosome 1, bAthNoc1.hap1.1, whole genome shotgun sequence.
agctttattttcacCATTTTCAGATGGTGTAGTACCTTCCTTTGCAGCTTCTTGCTTTTCATCCTTCTTCCCTTTAGCacctttgttggcctttgttccAGGTTCCTTCTGATAGAAGATTAAAAAATGGGCATAGACATTGTATGAGTAGCCAGCAGCTTATGTTTTTATCAAAAAACCTTCATATGAACTGAAAAGCAAATCTTGGCAAGCTGCATGTGCTgaactgaaacacaaaaccaactAAAGACTACCTGGAAAAACATATATCCACAAAAGTTATATAGAGACTCTCAACATTTCTAGAAAATTCTGATATCTGCTTCTTTACTTTTTCTGCTAATTTACAGGGATACAAAAACTTCTCAGACTATTGTGGTAGAGCTGAGCTGTATTATACAGAGGTACATACAAGATAACTGTATGAACAAATCCAATTAAAGTATATTGAAAGCTTATTCAGCCAAGCACAAACAACTCACTGTTTGTGTAACAGCACCACACTTTCAATTAACATGAAAtattaaattagattttaaaattaagcatttttgttGGCTGTCCTTTTGTTAGTTTGGTAACATCTGTGATGTTCATTCCATGTCAATGGAAGAACCAACCAACATACTAGGGAGACAAACAGTGATAAAATTTCATCTGCAGCAACACAAAGCAGAGAATTTATCAAAAGTAACTATTCTAACAGCTACAGTTTCATTTGGAGATTTGCTCTTAAACAATTCATGTTGAAGTCTACTTTATAAAAAATTTTTGCTCTATGTAGACATTTATATTTGTGATCTAAGGTTAGTAGAGACATAGGATAAGGATTTTAAGTGCAATGGGATAAAAATTCACGTGGTATTTAATCGTATGTTTTACATTAGTGTTTAAAGTAGTTCTAATAAACATTGCAGAGAACTTCCATGGGATCATTTGCTTCAAATGAGAGTAGCTGTGAAAAAGTACATTGAGGCCAGTCTCCTTTCATTTACTACCTTTCCCCAGCGATCCCCACACAGGAGTGGGGCAGTGAGGAGGGAGTGCCAGTAATCCTAGTTCCAGGGCAACCTGATTTACTCCCTTCACCTTCCATGTTACACAGTAGCTGTGGTGCTTACCTGAGATGCTTATTGGTGGTATAAGTATAGTCCTAACTCTTCATCTACCAAAGAACACACTAAGGACTTGACTTAGTAAATCCATAATTTGCAAGCTTTTAACACCAAAAATTATCTCAAATCTGTACCATTTTAGGAGACCAAGATTAATATTCTCCTTTAATTGAGATCCAGTTAGAGATTGGAAAAGAGCAGATTACTGTATTAGAATCTTACTTAGAATAATGTCATAAAGGATTCGAGTTGCCTGAAATGAGCTTGAAATGTCTCTCATTCCACAACATGTACATGAAGCTACAGAAGCTACTGTATCTTTAGTAATACTCTTTTTAAGAGGGGAGCAGGATGGACTCAGCAAGACTTTATTGGTCATTTCATTTGATAAATCATAAAGTGTTCAAAGTCATAGAGTTTTACTTTCACACACAGACTTTGTATCCTGATACTTGCCCAACTGAGATACCAATAAAAGGACTTGAAAAATAGAAGTGTGAGGAATGCTAGACTCAGTTTCCacatggttttttttcccccaataaagCAATTGCTCTTATTTAACATTCCCCTTTGGCACAAATAAATCTACAGTTTCTGAAGTACATGATTTATATGCAGAAATCCTAAAAAGGTATTTCAGACACTAGTAAGATTTTAATTTGACTGTAACTGGCCTAGAAAACCCAAGCCAttcaatttaaatacatttaatttcacCTTTAATTATAATTGTGCATTCTCAGCAACGGCCAGGCTTCAAGAACAGATAAGAGTTTCTCTCTGTGAAATGAAGTACTGACCCTCTAGACAAGGAAACAGGATGGCACAGAGTAATCTCAAATTGTATTGCAGAAATTGCTAGGTCTCAGTTAGAGCTTACCCAACCAAACCGGTACATTTCAAGAAAGGTGTAGGAAAGGTAAAGATTCTTCTTAAACTAGGAATTCACTACAAACTAACATGGTCTGCATATCAAACAGGCAAGACATTTTGTTTGGGCCAGTAATGAGGCCAGGAAGGGgtggaacagaaagaaaagaatgatctaatttgttttttttccggggggtgggggggcggggcagggagctgtggggagggcaggggagccAATGCCTCACAAAAATCACTGTGAACTGAACTGTTTGCAATGCAAAGGAGTAGTATAGTTGCTTGCTATAGGCTACAACAGTGGCAACTAAGAAGATGAGTATTTACCTTCGTGGTTTTCCTTGGTTTGGGTTCAGGTTTTGGTGGAGCAGGTTtctataaaacatttttagttgCACAATGTGTTAGACATATTAGCACAAGCCAGCCAGACACTTCCACACCCCAGCTTCCCCCCACCTTCCTTTACTTCCTGCTCATTAGTATACAtctagaaaaaaacctgaagaaccTTAATGTACAAATGCACCTCATCACTGTACACACCCATTTTCATTAGCTCACCCACCTAAAGCAATTTGGACATCATTCTAAGAGTAAAACACAGAGATTAACTATTAAAAAACACGACAGATACGTTCTAACtgcaaagaggaaataaaaccaaatactAGTAGTGACATCAAATCAAGTCCTTGAAGGACAGCTCTTTCTCCTTCCAGGAGTAGTTGCATTCCCACAACTAACATCAGCCTGCAAAACGATACAAAGTCAATACTGCATGTAACAGACAGTGTTGCACTGAGGTGGAGAAATACAATCTTTTGTCAGAACAGCCTGAAACCTGAAACCAAGAAAACACAGATAACTTTAGGTCCAGAGTTCTTAAATATCCCTAAGCAAGAATAAAAATTGAATCGAGCAAAATATAACAAACCTATTTGGTCTGAGAAAGCATATGTGCCTAGAAAAGTATATACCAAGAGGTGTTATACATACTTACAGCTGACAATCTTGCTGACCGTCTTGTGGGCtacagaaaaaaggagaaaacatttctATAGACTTACAGCAAACAGTATCCAAAGCAACACAGTATCAGTCATTTCATGGTGACAGCATAGAATATGCCCCTACCAAAATACATCTCTATTGCTGAACACAATTCACATCTTCACCTTGGAAGATCGAAATTTTAAAGGTACAAAGTGATGTGAaaatttgtaataaaaactaATT
Coding sequences within:
- the HMGN3 gene encoding high mobility group nucleosome-binding domain-containing protein 3 isoform X2, whose product is MPKRKSPEGAEGKDAAKVTKQEPTRRSARLSAKPAPPKPEPKPRKTTKKEPGTKANKGAKGKKDEKQEAAKEGTTPSENGENKAEEAQKTESVGDKNE
- the HMGN3 gene encoding high mobility group nucleosome-binding domain-containing protein 3 isoform X1, translating into MPKRKSPEGAEGKDAAKVTKQEPTRRSARLSAKPAPPKPEPKPRKTTKKEPGTKANKGAKGKKDEKQEAAKEGTTPSENGENKAEEIRISRSTVSVSTSRGAPPSTLSVKGQIETVKVKGSEN